TACGATGGCGTGGTGGCCCGATTTTTTATTGAAGGTTCCCAACAGCCTAAGGAGACCGATAAGCTGGACTATGTCAATATTTTAAATGGGGAGATCGATAATGAGAAGTTTATCGCCAAAGGTACCTGGTTAACTCCCGACGCTGTATGGTCAAAAAACGATTCTATTTATTATCTAATTGGTACGCTTCTGTATGTCAGCAATCCAGATAATACATCCTATTCTGTAAAGAAGTTAAGTTTAGAAATGGATGTTCTGAAAAGTCTCGAGCTTGAAAAAGACTTACATTTCATAGATGACGGAAAGCAGTGGGTGATTTGGGATGGTGCTAAGTTGCAGACTTTGGATAAGTCTTCTGGCAGAAAGGGCGCTCCGTTTGATTGGCATGAGCTGTTGAGAAATGCACCCGAATCATGGAAGCATTCCATGAATACCGGATTTATACAGGAAGGGTCATTGTACCTCTTCTCAGATTCCAAATTACTTATCGCAAAGAAGAAGGGAAAATACTATGATTTTGTAACAGAGAGCTCCGCTGATCAATATTTTAAGAGTTGGCCGTTTGGATGGGGGAAAAGTAATGTGAATGCCGCCTCAATAGACCAACAGACCAAAGAAATACAGCTCTACAGGAATATGGAGGTACTATCCCTTGACCTTAAAAAAAGAACAGTAAAGCAAGTTAAACCATTACGCTTAAAATGGGTGAATTACTAATAAAACAACCAATTCATGAAAAAATTTAATTTTATATACTACCTAGTTTTCCTTTTGCTTTTCACCTCTTGTGAAAAGAACGATGGGACCCAATTGCCCTACGATTACTCCCAGGATCAAACTTTAAGTATCCAGGAGACTTTAGAGAAAGCCGATTGGAAAATCAAGCAGGTGACGGACGGGATAACCTGGAAGCACGTTCAGTTTTCGCAGATTTTTGAATCAAAGCAATATATCAACATGTTCGAAATAGATTTGACCAAGGGCTTTGATATCGAAATCCCCTATGTGAAAACAGGATTCTTGAAAACGAGCGATGCGGCCACAAGAGCCAATGCATTGGTTGCATTTAATGGTTCTTATTTCAATACCAGTGTTGGTGGCTCAACCGTGTTCTTCAAATACGATAATGTAATTCAAAATCCGACGGTGAACGGCTTTAATCCTTATCGGGAAAACGGAGCCATGGTAATCGACGCGTCCGGAAAACCAAAGATTTTGTCAAAACCTTCTTCGGGATGGACCTCGGTCGCAGAACCTGTTGCACTGGCTGGTGGACCGCTATTGATTCAAAATGGCGAAGAGTTGTCACAATTGAATGTGGATTTCAATACGGCTAGACACCCACGGACGGCTGTGGGAATAACAGCAGATCAGAAAATGATTGTGGTTGTTGTCGATGGACGTTCATCCCAATCGCAGGGATTGAGCATTCCACAATTGTCTTCACTAATGAAGGCATTAGGCTGCGTTTCTGCATTAAATTATGATGGCGGTGGTTCAAGCACCGCATGGGTAAAAGGGGATGGAGTCGTCAATTTCCCTTCAGATAATGGGAAGTTTGATCATGAAGGCGAACGGGCCGTAGCGACCGTATTTACCGTGAAATAAGCAATTAAATGTCCAATGGGACGAGCGTTTTATAATTACGCTTCCCTCAAAGGCACAGAACTTCAGTTTTGTGCCTTTTTTTGAAATGTATGTAGTTTATTTTTAAAGTGTTAAATCATTTGTGCGCTGAAAAATCACAACGCATTATATCGAGGAGCCTGTTAGGCCTATATAATTCACGACAGCTGAGCATAGCGCTTTACCAATTGATTTTTATACTTCATCGGTTAGAAACTTTTCGATTATTTGATTTTTAATGGTCGAATCGCTACCGACATAGTGTTTAATGAATGATTCTACAAGTACCTTATTGGTATAGTCAACCAATTCCTTTCGTTCAGTTTCAGAAATGTCCTCTCGTTTAAATGGCAAATCCTGCAGGGTGAAAATATTTGCTAATGCTTCATCATTTATAATCTTCAATTCATTCTACCATTAAACTTATGCCTTAATGTTGATTGGTTGACTTCTTTTTGGAAGTTAACATCTATATCAAATAGATTTCTTACAAATAAATAAATCTCACTTTCAAAAGCAAAGGAGGTATCGGATTCGGTATTAGTAGATTTCGTTGCATATTCCGATGATATGCCCCCAGGGATTCCGGCGATATGCACTGGCACAAATCGATCCGAAATATCCATGATTTACCGGCCATTGGAATATATTGCTGGAAAGATTAAAGCTTATAGATATTTAAACGGGCTCACTCAAAAGCAATTTGCAAAGTTGATGAACGTAGACCCTGCTACTGTAACCCTCCCGAAAATTCGGACTGTCTGAAACGCGAAAATTCGTAACTTAGAACAGTACAATGAAAAAAACAAGAATCAGCGAGAGCCAAATCGTTTCTGCGATCAAGCAACATGAATCGGGTAAAAGCACTTCGGACATCTGCAGGGAGTTGGGTGTCCACCAAGCCACCTTTTACACTTGGAAGAAGAAGTATTCCGGGATGGACAGCCAAGAGCTGCGCCGCATGAAGGAACTGGAGGAAGAGAACCGCCGTCTCAAGCAGATGTA
The DNA window shown above is from Sphingobacterium hotanense and carries:
- a CDS encoding YdcF family protein, with translation MKKIALSILLSGISLFSVFCHSKTIMLVLGSADPKVLDERIQIALRLYKIQTFDDIIVSGGCAAHGSTICEASRMFDQMKASGIPPEIIHKEENAKTTVQNYIFSRVLENESGERIMQPGDTVFVVSNHWHAVSVAARLQKYDGVVARFFIEGSQQPKETDKLDYVNILNGEIDNEKFIAKGTWLTPDAVWSKNDSIYYLIGTLLYVSNPDNTSYSVKKLSLEMDVLKSLELEKDLHFIDDGKQWVIWDGAKLQTLDKSSGRKGAPFDWHELLRNAPESWKHSMNTGFIQEGSLYLFSDSKLLIAKKKGKYYDFVTESSADQYFKSWPFGWGKSNVNAASIDQQTKEIQLYRNMEVLSLDLKKRTVKQVKPLRLKWVNY
- a CDS encoding phosphodiester glycosidase family protein; translation: MKKFNFIYYLVFLLLFTSCEKNDGTQLPYDYSQDQTLSIQETLEKADWKIKQVTDGITWKHVQFSQIFESKQYINMFEIDLTKGFDIEIPYVKTGFLKTSDAATRANALVAFNGSYFNTSVGGSTVFFKYDNVIQNPTVNGFNPYRENGAMVIDASGKPKILSKPSSGWTSVAEPVALAGGPLLIQNGEELSQLNVDFNTARHPRTAVGITADQKMIVVVVDGRSSQSQGLSIPQLSSLMKALGCVSALNYDGGGSSTAWVKGDGVVNFPSDNGKFDHEGERAVATVFTVK
- a CDS encoding transposase, giving the protein MKKTRISESQIVSAIKQHESGKSTSDICRELGVHQATFYTWKKKYSGMDSQELRRMKELEEENRRLKQMYADLALDHKILKDVLSKKF